Below is a genomic region from Terriglobia bacterium.
GGGTGATTAGCGGCACGCCGACCACCGGCGGCACCTACAACTTCATCGTTCAGGTGGCGGATGCAGCTTCGCCGACGCCTCATGTGGCGCAGCAGGCTCTGAGCATCCTGGTAATCGCGCCTCTCTTGTTCACGCCGCCAGCCAATGAAAGTCTGCTTACAAATCAATCGCTCGTGGAGAATCTTGCGACCTACACGAGCGGTGGCTTGCCCCCGTATCAGTACGCGATTACTGGCGGTTCGCTGCCGGCGGGCTTCACCTTGGACGGCTCCACTATCAGCGGCACGTCGAGTACACCCGTTTCTTCCAGCTTCACCGTCGGGGTGACGGATGCCTTGAACAGCACTGTGTCCAGCGTGCAGACGATCAACGTCGTGTTTCCGCTTTCGGCCACCGCGCCCGCCCTGGTCACAGCCTTCGTGGGCCAGCCTTACAGCGCGCTGTTTGGCGCCACCGGCGGCACCACGCCGTACACCTGGAGCGTCAGTCCGCCTACGGCGCTTTCCGATTTCGGACTCTCATTGAACGCGGCAACCGGGCAAATCACCGGATCGCCCACGCATACAGGAACGATCAACTTCTCGGTTACGGTAACGGATTCTTCCGTGCCGCAGCAGAGCCAGACCCTCTCAAACCTCAGCATCAGCGTGCACCACGGCTACGACGACGAATAACTACGGTGGCTCGGGCGTTGGCTCATCGCCCATCGCCCCACCACTTCACAGGCAACGGTGAACACCAATGAGCCTGCGGGGGTGCGGGAAATTTAGTGGGAGTTCAGACGGCGCTGAGCGTCGCTCAACAGCGGCCCGGCGCCCTTTTCCTGCAGGCTGACAAACGTCTTGTAGGAATCGGCCGCCGTAGGGCTCTTCAACCCTTCCTGCACACGGCCGAGGTAATAGTAGAGCGGTGGGACAATGCGGAACGTCGGCACGTCATCCAAAAACACCGCGCTGGCCTCGCCCTTGCGCCGCAGGCATAGCTCGAATTCAGAATCGGCTTCGGTGAACATGCCGGCGTCCAGGTAGGCGCGGCCGAGATCATAGTGACCTAACCAGGTGTCAGTAATCTTCTGCGCCGCCTGGAGCAGTTGGATCGCCAGGCGCGGATCCTTGCGCTTGAGGCTGGTTTCGCCCTCCAGAAGCTTGCCGTAGATTTGCGGTTCCGGTTCCACGCGCGAGGCAAGCTGCGCAGCCAGTTGCGACGCCTTCGACAGTTGTCCGGTTTCCAGATATACCTGCCCCGCCGAATACAAGACGCTCTCTTCCTTGACCAGCGTGACCGCCTTGTCAGCCGCCGCCTGTGCCGCTGCGGCGTGTCCCGCCAGCAGGTGCGCCTGCGCCAGAACGATGTACTTGATCGCCGCGCCGTCTTTGTCCTTGTTGGCCAGGTCGGCAGCGATGCCCTTTTCCAGTAGCGGAATGGCGTCTTCCGCGCGCCCATGGAACAGCGCCACATCGGCGCGTCCCAGCGACGCCATGGATGCGCCCCGCGCGTTCAAGCCTTCCAGTTTCTGGTATGTCTGGTCCGCGTTCGCCACCTCGCCCGACCCCATTTGTGCCATGGCCAGCGAGTTATAGGCAAGCGTGAAGGATGGGTTCTGCTCGATCACCGTCCGCGCCTCGCGAGCGCCGGTGGCGAAGTCGCCGGCATAGACCGCGTACAGCGCCAGGTTGTCGCGTTGCAGAAGGTTCTTCGGCGAGACCTCGACCGAGTGCCGGCCTTCCTGCAACGCTTTCGGCATGTCGCGCATATAAAAATAAGCGAGGGCAAGATTGCCGTAGGCCGAAGCGTCGGCGGGATACTGCTTCACCAGGGCGCTGTATTCCTCGATGGCCTTTTGCGGCTCACGCACCGTCAGGTAATACCCGCCACGGGTGCGGTACTTTTCGCGGTCGCTCATGCGGCCTACCAGCGCCATGGCCGACTGATAGTATTTTTCCGCTTCGCTGCGCCGCCCGGTGTTGATGGCGGTGGCCGCCAGCCCCGCATACGCGCGCCCCATGTTGGGATCGAGTTCGATCGCCCTCTTATAGTGCTGTTCTGCTTCTCCCCAGTTGCCGGCCCATTGCAGGTCCTGCGCCCGGGCGTATTCGTGCGCCGCTTCCAGCGAGCTGGAAGTGAAGGTTTCGGCCTGCACCTTCTGCACCGATTCCGGCGTAGTGTCGCCGAGCGACTTGCGGACCGCCGCCGCCAGCCCACCCACCGCCTTCAGAACCGCGTCCTTGTTCTGCACCTGGGCTTCCTGCGTGGAAATCACCTTGCCGGTGACCCCATCCTCGGCCTGCGAGCGCAGCTTGTATCCGCCACCCTCAGCCGTGATCGAGCCGGTGATGATCACGCTGACGCCTTCGCGCACGGCGATCAGGCGCGCCACGGGTTCATCCACCGCGGTCGTGCCCGGCTTCAGTTGGGCAGCGATCTTGCGCGCCTGCGCGCGGTTGAAGGAACTGATGAACGACGCTCCTTCCAACGCCAGGCCAAACGCCGGTTCCAGCGTTCCGTCGAATACGCCATCCGAGGTCTTGTTCTCGAAGTCCGCCACCAGCACCGACACGGGCGCATGCGGCGCCGCCGTACCCGTGCCGCGTCCGCGGGTGAGGAACCATCCCAGAGCTACGGCAATGACCAGCAGGGCCACTGCGACCGGTGCGGCGATCCACGCCATGCGGTTGGGTTTTGCGCCGGCAACGACGACACCCGAACGGCCCGTGGTCCGTCCCTGGAACGCCGCCAGGTCATCGAGGATTTGCTGTGCCGCCTGGTACCGCTGGGACGGATCGCGCTCCAGGCACTTGCTCACGATCGAACTGAGGGCGTGAGGCACACTACGCTCGACCTCGGCAACCGGCACCGCCCGCTCTTGCGTCCGTTTCAGCAGGCTTGCCAGCGCGCTGTTCGCTTTGAAGGGCACGTTGCCGGAGAGCAGCTCGTAAAAGATGAGGCCAACCGTGTAAAGGTCGGATCGTACGTCAACCGGCTTGGCCTGCGCCTGTTCCGGCGACATGTATTCCATGGTGCCGACCATCATTCCCGTCTGCGTCATGCCGCCACTTTCCAGGGTGCGCGCCAGACCGAAATCCATGACCACAACGCGCCCCTGCGGATCGCGCATGATGTTGCCCGGCTTGAGATCGCGGTGGATGACGCCTTCGGCGTGCGCCGCCTGCAAGCCGGCTAGCATTTGTTCCGTGATCGCGATCGCCTCGCCGACCGGGAATTTGCCCTGTTGGCGCAGCAGCGAGCGTAAGTCCTCACCTTCGACGTACTCCATGGTGATGAACTTGACGCCTTCGGCTTCGCCCAGGTCGTAGATGCGGACAACATTGCGGTGGGTAACTTGCCGCGACAGTACCAACTCCTGCTTGAAGCGCTGCAGAATGGCGGGATTGCTCGCCAGCTCGGGACGGATCAGCTTGAGCGCGATCAGGCGGTCTACCTCGACGTCCTTGGCCTTGTACACCGCGCCCATGCCGCCTTCGCCCAGCAGTTCCAGGATCTGGTAGCGGCCCCCGAGTACTGTGCCCGGCGACAGCGCGGGCGCGGGTGCGGCGTACTGCCCGCTGAAGGTCTTGTCCTGTCCGAAACCGGAGCTGGTCACCTGGGCGCCGGCGCGCTTGCTTTTGTCATCTGCCATGATCAACCGCCCGCGCACACGCGAGCCATCTTCCCGGCCAGAGTACCCCGAGTATACAAAAGGAAACGGTCGCCCAACTCGATTTGATCCGGAATTTCATCGTCGCCACGATGACCGCAATACGCGATGGCGCCAACTGTGCTTGTGAGTGCAGGTGACTGCAGCGGCTCGCAGATGGTTGCGGCTCATTACCAGAAGCCGCAACGGGTGAGCCCTGGAGTTTGGGAAATTTGATGGAGAAACGGTACGAGGGATCCCAATGTTGCTGCGGCTATTCGGATAAATCGCTTCATGCGATGACCTAGTGCGGCCATTTACGGCTGCATGATTGTTGATAACAGCCGTTAGCGTAACTTACGATTCTGCACCATGAAAAGGGCAATTCGATGGCCTGCCTGAAAACCGTCAACTCCCCAGCAGTTGGCTCAAGACCTTCTTCCGCCCGGTTGACAGCTTATCCACCCGGACTTGACGGAGGATGTCTTGGCGATCCGCTGCGTTGATTATTTCCGCCCACGTCTTGAACTGCTCGTTGCTCCCGTTGTGCGATCCCAAAGAGTCAATCGGATGATCTCAGCGGTAGCAAGGTCAAAGCGATGCAAGAGCACGAATGTGGGCGAGCTTTTCCTCGCTCAGGCCGTGCAGTTCTTCCTCGCTGAGGCGACCCGTGTCGATCAGGTCGGCGAAGACGAACGGAAGCACGGAGTAACGGTAGTCGTACCGGGTATCAATGTCCTTGCGCTTGTCCCGCAGATAATCCTCCA
It encodes:
- a CDS encoding protein kinase yields the protein MADDKSKRAGAQVTSSGFGQDKTFSGQYAAPAPALSPGTVLGGRYQILELLGEGGMGAVYKAKDVEVDRLIALKLIRPELASNPAILQRFKQELVLSRQVTHRNVVRIYDLGEAEGVKFITMEYVEGEDLRSLLRQQGKFPVGEAIAITEQMLAGLQAAHAEGVIHRDLKPGNIMRDPQGRVVVMDFGLARTLESGGMTQTGMMVGTMEYMSPEQAQAKPVDVRSDLYTVGLIFYELLSGNVPFKANSALASLLKRTQERAVPVAEVERSVPHALSSIVSKCLERDPSQRYQAAQQILDDLAAFQGRTTGRSGVVVAGAKPNRMAWIAAPVAVALLVIAVALGWFLTRGRGTGTAAPHAPVSVLVADFENKTSDGVFDGTLEPAFGLALEGASFISSFNRAQARKIAAQLKPGTTAVDEPVARLIAVREGVSVIITGSITAEGGGYKLRSQAEDGVTGKVISTQEAQVQNKDAVLKAVGGLAAAVRKSLGDTTPESVQKVQAETFTSSSLEAAHEYARAQDLQWAGNWGEAEQHYKRAIELDPNMGRAYAGLAATAINTGRRSEAEKYYQSAMALVGRMSDREKYRTRGGYYLTVREPQKAIEEYSALVKQYPADASAYGNLALAYFYMRDMPKALQEGRHSVEVSPKNLLQRDNLALYAVYAGDFATGAREARTVIEQNPSFTLAYNSLAMAQMGSGEVANADQTYQKLEGLNARGASMASLGRADVALFHGRAEDAIPLLEKGIAADLANKDKDGAAIKYIVLAQAHLLAGHAAAAQAAADKAVTLVKEESVLYSAGQVYLETGQLSKASQLAAQLASRVEPEPQIYGKLLEGETSLKRKDPRLAIQLLQAAQKITDTWLGHYDLGRAYLDAGMFTEADSEFELCLRRKGEASAVFLDDVPTFRIVPPLYYYLGRVQEGLKSPTAADSYKTFVSLQEKGAGPLLSDAQRRLNSH